A section of the Festucalex cinctus isolate MCC-2025b chromosome 9, RoL_Fcin_1.0, whole genome shotgun sequence genome encodes:
- the LOC144025391 gene encoding protocadherin alpha-C2-like isoform X1 yields MATAARYGLCLIILIYGGCTRGQIHYSIPEELENGAQVGDIAQDLRLDLRKLISRRIRLTPESGRRYFTVNHKSGKLVVSDRIDRETLCKLGDTCALSLEVILDHPMEVHNIEVDILDVNDNAPRFPHLQYLLEVSESALTGSKFHIEAAQDPDDGSNSVKQYRLSPNQHLTLDSVKPFSNNKHIELILKKPFDREQTPSDQLILTAVDGGTPQRSGTAKINVRILDANDNVPVFDSSVYKVKVYENSPKDTLVIQLNATDLDEGSNGDVFYSFSSYTPERVRQIFALDTDTGKITVKNNIDYEETKSYEIYIQAMDKGPAAVAVHCKVVVDVLDINDNIPEIVLSSLSTPVREDARADTVVALISVNDRDSGPNKQVMLELMPPTPFKIKSSRSHYTVVTSAFLDRETISSYNITIRAVDGGTPPLSSQMTFKVDVADVNDNPPRFEQTSYTVYITENNAPGSPLCTVKATDADAAENARITYTVLNDNNHGIPVASYVSIRSNTGEAYALRTFDFEKLREFHFQVKAQDNGMPPLSRVATVYVYIMDQNDHEPRIVYPPANGTHITETLLKNSEAGVLVTKVVAWDGDAGQNAWLLYTFQPPNMELDLFKVHEHTGEIRTTRRVIEDNSTSFALTVLVRDNGLPPLSSTTTVHVHVMELMPKLTPDPKRIIRPESPLMFSNVTIYLIIALCATTFVFLVTVCVLAIVRCHAYCTQPGSCCPCCVSKKSLPESNSAAATSGGRPASSGGQPSASVALRRDLKVEPHYIEVRGNGSVTKTYCYKTCLTATSGSDTFMFYNTGRPHSGTWGSGYVTSHSGHSQIIVRRLSMPDATAIQPKMPNSDWRYSASLRAGGVMQSSVHMEESSVMQGAQGVLVQNWPTASSAADAEGGEVSPPMGAGVDSNSWHFRYGPGGPGAPPQHLKAGDVPPEAFIIPGSPAIISIRQNQGGDDDKSDFITFGKKEEAKKKKKKKKDKKDKKDKGKDDDE; encoded by the exons ATGGCAACAGCGGCGCGTTACGGAttatgtttaattattttaatatacgGTGGCTGTACGAGGGGACAGATTCACTACTCCATTCCGGAGGAACTGGAGAACGGCGCACAGGTGGGTGATATTGCACAAGATTTGCGTCTGGACCTGAGGAAACTTATCAGCCGTCGCATCCGGTTGACACCTGAGAGTGGACGGAGGTATTTCACCGTTAATCACAAAAGTGGCAAGTTGGTGGTGAGTGACCGTATCGACCGAGAGACCCTGTGTAAATTGGGGGACACCTGTGCTCTCAGCCTAGAGGTGATTTTGGACCACCCCATGGAAGTGCACAACATCGAGGTGGACATTCTGGACGTTAACGATAACGCACCGAGGTTCCCACATTTGCAGTATCTGCTAGAGGTGTCTGAATCTGCTCTGACGGGATCAAAGTTCCATATAGAGGCCGCTCAAGATCCAGATGATGGCTCCAACTCTGTGAAGCAGTACCGCCTCAGCCCTAACCAGCATCTAACTCTGGACTCTGTTAAGCCTTTCTCTAATAACAAGCACATTGAGCTTATTCTCAAAAAGCCCTTTGACCGTGAACAGACGCCATCCGATCAGCTCATCCTGACAGCGGTGGATGGAGGCACCCCGCAGAGAAGTGGCACAGCCAAAATCAATGTACGCATCCTTGATGCAAACGACAATGTGCCTGTTTTTGACAGCTCGGTGTATAAAGTCAAAGTGTATGAAAATTCTCCAAAGGATACCCTTGTGATTCAATTAAATGCTACAGACCTCGATGAGGGCTCTAATGGGGATGTTTTTTACTCATTCAGCAGTTACACTCCAGAACGGGTCAGGCAGATATTTGCGTTGGATACAGACACAGGGAAGATAACGGTGAAGAACAATATCGACTATGAGGAGACAAAGTCGTATGAAATCTACATTCAGGCAATGGACAAGGGGCCCGCCGCTGTGGCAGTTCACTGCAAAGTTGTGGTTGACGTTTTAGACATTAATGACAACATCCCCGAAATTGTCCTGTCATCTCTCTCCACTCCTGTACGTGAGGATGCCCGCGCAGACACCGTTGTTGCTCTGATCAGTGTAAACGACCGAGATTCTGGACCTAACAAGCAAGTCATGCTGGAGCTCATGCCTCCAACTCCCTTCAAAATCAAATCCTCCCGCTCCCACTATACAGTCGTCACTTCAGCGTTCCTGGACCGTGAAACCATCTCATCCTACAACATCACCATACGTGCCGTAGATGGAGGAACGCCGCCTCTATCCTCTCAAATGACCTTTAAAGTAGACGTCGCCGATGTAAACGACAACCCTCCTCGATTTGAACAGACGTCATATACTGTTTACATCACCGAAAACAACGCGCCAGGTTCGCCGCTGTGTACCGTCAAAGCCACGGATGCTGACGCAGCAGAAAATGCACGCATCACCTATACCGTCCTCAATGACAACAATCATGGCATCCCAGTGGCAAGCTACGTCAGCATCAGATCCAACACGGGTGAGGCCTATGCCCTGCGAACATTTGACTTTGAAAAGCTGAGAGAGTTTCACTTTCAGGTTAAAGCGCAGGACAATGGCATGCCCCCACTAAGCCGCGTGGCCACGGTGTATGTTTACATTATGGATCAGAACGACCACGAGCCCAGGATCGTTTATCCACCTGCCAACGGGACTCACATCACAGAGACACTGCTAAAGAACTCTGAGGCTGGAGTGTTGGTCACAAAGGTTGTGGCGTGGGATGGGGACGCAGGGCAAAACGCTTGGCTTCTGTACACCTTTCAACCACCCAACATGGAGCTTGACCTCTTCAAGGTGCACGAGCACACTGGTGAGATCCGCACCACCAGACGCGTTATTGAGGATAACTCCACCTCCTTTGCTTTGACGGTTCTGGTGCGTGATAATGGCCTGCCGCCGCTCTCATCAACCACAACTGTCCACGTGCACGTGATGGAGCTCATGCCTAAGTTGACCCCTGACCCGAAACGCATCATCAGGCCCGAAAGCCCCTTAATGTTTTCCAATGTCACTATCTACCTCATCATTGCCCTGTGTGCCACCACTTTCGTATTCTTGGTCACTGTCTGCGTTCTGGCCATTGTGCGTTGCCATGCTTACTGCACCCAGCCTGGTTCCTGCTGCCCGTGTTGTGTATCCAAGAAGAGTCTGCCTGAGAGTAACAGCGCAGCAGCTACCAGTGGAGGACGACCTGCATCCAGTGGGGGCCAGCCAAGTGCCAGTGTGGCCCTACGCCGAGATCTTAAAGTAGAACCGCATTACATTGAAGTGCGGGGTAACGGCTCCGTGACCAAAACGTACTGTTATAAAACATGCCTGACAGCGACTTCCGGAAGTGACACGTTTATGTTCTACAACACGGGACGACCTCACAGTGGCACCTGGGGCTCGGGCTATGTCACCAGCCACAGTGGACATAGCCAGATAATTGTTCGCCGTCTCAGCATGCCAGATGCCACCGCCATTCAG CCTAAGATGCCAAATTCTGACTGGAGATATTCAGCCTCCCTGAGAGCAGGTGGTGTAATGCAGAG CTCAGTGCATATGGAGGAGTCCTCGGTGATGCAGGGAGCCCAGGGAGTTCTGGTTCAGAACTGGCCCACAGCATCAAGCGCTGCTG aTGCTGAAGGAGGAGAGGTGTCGCCCCCAATGGGTGCCGGAGTTGACAGCAACAGCTGGCATTTCCGCTACGGCCCCGGAGGTCCCGGTGCACCCCCGCAGCACCTGAAGGCCGGCGACGTTCCCCCAGAGGCGTTCATCATCCCTGGCTCCCCCGCCATAATATCCATCAGACAGAACCAGGGAGGAGACGACGACAAGAGCGACTTTATCACCTTTGGAAAGAAGGAGGaggccaagaagaagaaaaagaagaagaaggacaagAAGGACAAAAAGGATAAGGGAAAAGATGATGATGAGTAA